Proteins found in one Mytilus edulis chromosome 2, xbMytEdul2.2, whole genome shotgun sequence genomic segment:
- the LOC139511092 gene encoding M-phase inducer phosphatase-like: MPAPLNSYLLRSQDTLRPEARVHLQATETTASTSTASTSTASTSTVPVLLTENTSTVTTPTSTESTASTSSATSTVSTASTASTPAVVQVIREVSVNMPSGINLNNYDGKSSASQWWGYFIRWTLIQKMCEQQQCNSFPFFMADGIPKQWFATLTQTVQNSLQLLKDEFFKRFEKSQGLFDVNILQLKQGQNERVDEFMARLQEKTTGQDIPDNIKIGIAIQGFRGEIGKTVHNTFPKPTTLEQLRAIAENAEKSEQLVPASSITADTIAAILEAKMQEPLEEIRRLHTSINMAKPNQPQQQNKTRYNRPRPNYRQGQGYQQQAFVPQQQYVQQQPVYNGQQYSQPMPAAVQNPYHQQQQQQQQDDGSCENCGMFCGTNCPARNKECFNCHKIGHYGRKCKGSQKSGQNPPFHR, translated from the coding sequence ATGCCAGCACCACTGAATAGCTACCTTCTCCGCAGTCAGGATACATTAAGACCAGAAGCAAGAGTGCATTTACAAGCAACAGAGACAACAGCTTCAACGTCAACAGCTTCAACTTCAACAGCTTCAACATCAACAGTACCTGTCCTATTAACAGAAAACACATCAACCGTGACCACACCTACATCAACAGAATCAACTGCATCAACATCATCAGCAACATCAACAGTATCAACTGCATCAACAGCATCAACACCTGCAGTAGTCCAAGTGATAAGAGAAGTAAGTGTGAACATGCCTTCGGGAATTAACCTCAACAATTATGATGGGAAATCATCCGCATCACAATGGTGGGGATACTTTATACGTTGGACCCTCATACAAAAAATGTGCGAACAACAACAGTGTAATTCCTTCCCATTCTTTATGGCAGACGGTATTCCAAAACAATGGTTTGCCACACTTACACAAACTGTTCAAAATTCGTTACAGCTATTAAAGGATGAATTTTTCAAACGTTTTGAAAAATCACAAGGGCTATTTGATGTTAACATTCTCCAATTAAAACAAGGCCAAAACGAAAGAGTGGATGAGTTTATGGCGCGATTACAAGAAAAAACCACAGGACAGGACATTCCTGACAACATTAAAATAGGTATAGCTATTCAAGGTTTCAGAGGGGAGATAGGTAAAACAGTTCACAACACTTTCCCAAAGCCAACTACATTGGAACAGTTACGGGCAATTGCAGAAAATGCAGAAAAATCAGAACAACTTGTACCAGCATCGTCAATAACTGCTGATACGATTGCAGCAATACTGGAGGCCAAGATGCAGGAACCATTGGAGGAAATCAGAAGACTGCATACCTCGATCAACATGGCAAAACCAAACCAGCCTCAACAACAGAACAAAACCAGGTACAACAGACCAAGACCAAACTATCGACAAGGACAGGGTTACCAACAACAAGCTTTTGTACCGCAACAACAATACGTTCAACAACAGCCAGTGTATAATGGACAACAGTACAGCCAACCAATGCCAGCAGCAGTACAGAATCCATATCACCAGCagcagcaacaacaacaacaagatgATGGTTCATGTGAAAATTGTGGTATGTTTTGTGGTACTAATTGCCCAGCAAgaaataaagagtgttttaattGTCATAAGATAGGGCATTATGGTCGTAAATGCAAAGGTTCTCAAAAATCTGGTCAAAATCCCCCATTTCATCGCTAG